A genome region from Salvia splendens isolate huo1 chromosome 19, SspV2, whole genome shotgun sequence includes the following:
- the LOC121778979 gene encoding ethylene-responsive transcription factor 5-like, translating into MEFADEFSAIERIRMHLVGEFEIDRTPSVSASESSCDSQLSFDFVWPSVIDLSIPAKTLEWIVFGGGDDDHHHERVVEEQLCHARIHYRGEAEVVGKYAAEIRDPKRRGSRVWLGTFETAAAAGERNSKLINIFSHACQN; encoded by the exons ATGGAGTTCGCCGATGAATTTTCCGCAATCGAAAGAATCAGAATGCATCTCGTAGGAGAATTTGAGATTGATCGCACACCGTCGGTTTCCGCCTCGGAGTCATCGTGCGATTCACAGCTGTCCTTTGATTTTGTTTGGCCGTCGGTGATCGACCTCTCGATTCCGGCGAAGACGCTGGAGTGGATCGTGTTCGGGGGTGGTGATGATGATCATCATCATGAGCGGGTGGTGGAGGAGCagctctgtcacgcccgcatt CACTACAGGGGTGAGGCGGAGGTCGTGGGGAAGTATGCGGCGGAGATACGTGACCCGAAGCGGCGGGGGTCGAGGGTGTGGCTGGGGACGTTCgagacggcggcggcggctgggGAACGAAATTCTAAACTGATTAATATCTTCTCACATGCATGCCAAAATTGA